The following are encoded together in the Streptomyces sp. NBC_00341 genome:
- a CDS encoding glutamate ABC transporter substrate-binding protein — MQLRKVTAASAAVLALALTATACGSDDKDDSSGSGGGKKITIGIKIDQPGIGLKTPDGKFTGFDVDVATYVAKELGYDAKNIEFKETKSADRETSIDRGDVKFIAASYSINDERLKKVDFAGPYLLAHQDILVRADDTSIKSAKDLNNKKLCSVTGSTSAQNIHDTLAPKAQLQEYGGYSECLTGLENKAVDALTTDDSILAGYASQDANKGKFKLAGLKMTNENYGIGLKKGDADLKKKINDALTKMVSDGSWEKAVKANFGPANYKNEPAPKIGNVVK, encoded by the coding sequence ATGCAGCTTCGTAAGGTCACTGCCGCCTCGGCCGCCGTGCTCGCCCTCGCTCTGACCGCCACCGCCTGTGGCTCCGACGACAAGGACGATTCGTCCGGCTCGGGCGGCGGCAAGAAGATCACCATCGGCATCAAGATCGACCAGCCGGGTATCGGCCTGAAGACGCCGGACGGCAAGTTCACCGGCTTCGACGTCGATGTCGCCACGTACGTCGCCAAGGAACTCGGCTACGACGCCAAGAACATCGAGTTCAAGGAGACCAAGAGCGCCGACCGCGAGACGTCGATCGACCGCGGTGACGTGAAGTTCATCGCCGCCTCCTACTCGATCAACGACGAGCGGCTGAAGAAGGTCGACTTCGCGGGTCCGTACCTCCTCGCCCACCAGGACATCCTGGTCCGCGCGGACGACACCTCGATCAAGTCGGCGAAGGACCTGAACAACAAGAAGCTCTGCTCGGTCACCGGCTCGACCTCGGCGCAGAACATCCACGACACCCTGGCCCCGAAGGCGCAGCTCCAGGAGTACGGCGGCTACTCGGAGTGCCTGACCGGCTTGGAGAACAAGGCCGTTGACGCGCTGACCACGGACGACAGCATCCTGGCCGGCTACGCCTCGCAGGACGCCAACAAGGGCAAGTTCAAGCTGGCCGGCCTCAAGATGACCAACGAGAACTACGGCATCGGCCTGAAGAAGGGCGACGCCGACCTCAAGAAGAAGATCAACGACGCGCTGACCAAGATGGTCTCGGACGGTTCGTGGGAGAAGGCCGTGAAGGCCAACTTCGGCCCGGCGAACTACAAGAACGAGCCCGCCCCCAAGATCGGCAACGTCGTCAAGTGA